From a region of the Arachis ipaensis cultivar K30076 chromosome B09, Araip1.1, whole genome shotgun sequence genome:
- the LOC107618261 gene encoding peptidyl-prolyl cis-trans isomerase FKBP62 — MDEDLDLPTAEPMNDDFDFAGGGGVGMDDDFPVLKVGEEKEIGKLGLKKKLLKEGEGWENPEAGDEVQVHYTGTLLDGTKFDSSRDRGAPFTFTLGQGQVIKGWDEGIRSMKKGENALFTIPPELAYGESGSPPTIPPKATLQFDVELLSWTSVKDICKDGGLFKKILVEGEKWENPKDPDEVLVNYEARLEDGTLVKKSDGVEFTVEDGHFCPALSKAIKTMKKGQKVILTVKPQYGFGEKGKPAHGDEGAVPPNATLLITLELVSWKTVTNVTDDKKVMKKILTEGEGYERPNEGSIVKLKLTGKLHDGTIFVKKGHDGEGELLEFKTDEEQVIEGLDKAMLTMKKGEVALLTIAPEYAFGSSESKQELAVVPPDSTVYYEVELVSFVKDKESWDMETPEKIEAAGKKKEEGNALFRAGKYAKASKRYEKAIKFVEYDTNFSIEEKKSAKDLKIACNLNDAACKLKLKDYKQAEKLCTKVLDLESTNVKALYRRAQAYIQLADLDLAEFDIKKALEIDPNNRDVKLEYRILKEKMKEYNKKEAKFYGNMFSKMTKLDKPASTDSQPMSIDNKA; from the exons ATGGACGAAGATCTCGACTTGCCGACGGCGGAGCCTATGAACGACGACTTCGACTTCGCCGGCGGCGGCGGCGTTGGAATGGACGACGATTTCCCCGTTCTCAAGGTCGGAGAGGAGAAGGAAATTGGCAAGCTTGGATTGAAGAAGAAGCTCCTTAAAGAAGGTGAAGGATGGGAGAATCCTGAAGCCGGTGATGAAGTCCAAG TTCACTATACCGGGACTCTGCTTGATGGCACCAAGTTTGATTCCAGCAGAGATAGGGGAGCCCCTTTCACGTTCACACTTGGACAAG GGCAAGTAATTAAAGGATGGGATGAAGGTATTAGAAGCATGAAGAAAGGTGAAAATGCCCTTTTCACCATCCCACCTGAGCTAGCTTATGGTGAATCCGGTTCTCCTCCCACAATTCCGCCCAAAGCAACTCTTCAATTTGATGTTGAGCTGTTGTCTTGGACTAGTGTGAAGGACAtatgtaaggatggtggtttgtTTAAGAAGATACTTGTTGAGGGAGAGAAATGGGAGAACCCTAAGGATCCTGATGAAGTTCTGG TTAATTATGAGGCACGCCTTGAAGATGGAACACTTGTAAAGAAATCTGATGGGGTAGAGTTCACAGTAGAAGACG GTCACTTTTGCCCTGCATTGTCAAAGGCCATCAAAACAATGAAGAAGGGGCAAAAAGTAATTTTGACTGTAAAGCCACAAT ATGGATTTGGCGAGAAGGGTAAGCCAGCCCATGGTGATGAAGGTGCAGTTCCACCAAATGCAACATTGCTGATTACTCTTGAGTTAGTCTCTTGGAAGACAGTGACCAATGTAACTGATGACAAGAAGGTCATGAAAAAGATCCTTACTGAAGGAGAAGGATATGAGCGTCCCAATGAGGGATCCATTGTGAAAT TGAAACTTACTGGTAAGCTGCACGATGGCACTATTTTTGTGAAGAAGGGCCATGATGGTGAAGGGGAACTACTTGAATTCAAAACAGATGAGG AGCAAGTAATTGAGGGGCTTGATAAGGCCATGTTGACGATGAAGAAGGGCGAGGTAGCACTGTTGACTATTGCTCCTGAGTATGCGTTTGGTTCATCAGAATCCAAGCAAGAATTGGCAGTTGTTCCACCTGACTCCACTGTGTATTATGAGGTTGAATTAGTATCTTTTGTGAAG GATAAGGAATCTTGGGACATGGAAACTCCAGAGAAAATTGAAGCTGCTggtaagaagaaagaagaagggaatGCACTGTTTAGAGCTGGTAAATATGCAAAAGCTTCTAAAAGATATGAGAAG GCTATTAAGTTCGTAGAATATGATACCAACTTCAGCATTGAAGAGAAGAAGAGTGCCAAGGACTTGAAGATTGCTTGCAACTTGAATGATGCAGCTTGCAAGTTGAAGTTGAAAGATTATAAACAAGCAGAGAAATTGTGTACAAAG GTTTTGGACCTTGAGAGCACAAATGTGAAAGCACTCTATAGAAGAGCACAAGCATATATCCAGTTAGCTGACTTGGATTTGGCAGAATTTGATATCAAGAAAGCACTTGAGATTGACCCTAATAACAG GGATGTTAAGCTAGAGTACAGGATTttgaaggaaaagatgaaggagtACAACAAAAAAGAGGCAAAATTTTATGGAAATATGTTCAGCAAAATGACCAAGTTAGAC AAACCTGCCTCCACGGATTCACAACCCATGAGCATTGACAACAAGGCATAA
- the LOC107615050 gene encoding uncharacterized protein LOC107615050 produces the protein MLAYGVAADAVDDYVRIGESTTIECLKKFVEGVISVFEDEYLRKPNPNDVRRLLQMAEGRGFPGMLGSIDCMHWQWKNCPKAWKGMYMSGYCGVATIVLEVVASSDLWIWHAFFRVSGSNNNINVLDRSPVFDDILNDRALEVNYTINDNNYTMGYYLADSIYPEWATFVKSISKPQGEKRKLFAQYQEGQRKDVERAFGVLQARFAIIRGLARFWEKKKLANIMRACIILHNMIVEDERDTYVGNFAQSLEYDDVKIGLSQPQLGEEDFAPYHQFLQRNAQLRNR, from the coding sequence ATGTTAGCATATGGCGTAGCAGCTGATGCTGTTGATGATTATGTGCGCATAGGCGAGAGCACTACAATCGAATGCTTGAAAAAATTTGTTGAAGGTGTCATTTCGGTGTTCGAGGATGAATACTTGCGAAAACCAAATCCAAATGACGTACGACGCCTGCTACAAATGGCAGAGGGTCGTGGCTTTCCTGGCATGTTGGGTAGCATTGACTGCATGCATTGGCAATGGAAAAATTGTCCAAAGGCGTGGAAAGGTATGTACATGAGTGGTTATTGTGGGGTTGCAACCATAGTACTTGAGGTTGTAGCATCTTCAGACCTTTGGATATGGCATGCATTCTTTAGAGTTTCTGGTTCAAATAACAATATCAACGTGTTAGATCGTTCTCCAGTGTTCGATGATATTCTAAATGACCGTGCTCTGGAGGTAAATTATACTATTAATGATAATAATTATACCATGGGATACTATTTAGCAGATAGTATTTATCCTGAATGGGCCACATTTGTCAAATCAATCTCAAAGCCACAAGGAGAGAAACGCAAGTTATTTGCACAATACCAAGAAGGGCAAAGAAAAGATGTGGAGCGAGCATTCGGAGTGTTGCAAGCACGCTTTGCAATTATACGTGGTCTAGCTCGCTTTTGGGaaaagaagaagcttgccaaCATAATGAGAGCTTGTATTATATTACATAATATGATTGTTGAGGATGAAAGAGACACTTATGTAGGAAATTTTGCTCAAAGTTTAGAGTATGATGATGTCAAAATTGGCTTATCACAACCTCAGCTGGGAGAAGAAGATTTTGCACCATACCATCAATTTCTCCAAAGAAATGCCCAACTTCGAAATAGGTAG
- the LOC107615049 gene encoding pumilio homolog 12-like, translating to MLTSLRDPVHIAYTIRRLMYITVPLLKNANGGYVIQQCVRVFTESCQKVIFDEIARNCVDVATDKKGCSVIQKCMAHGAGVPILLLVKSIILNSGILSADPFGNYVVQYIIKRNILEPPVTKMIVQHLRGRYAELSMNRHASHVIEVLFRHSDPTDVAIIIMELVNSPDFVNLLRHYYGNYVAQRALQFSTGVTHRTLVHRILSNYAYLHAHPYGKRVLTYIKGIRRGG from the exons ATGTTAACAAGTCTGAGAGATCCAGTGCATATTGCTTATACTATTAGAAGACTTATGTACATCACTGTGCCACTGCTGAAGAATGCTAATGGCGGTTATGTCATTCAACAGTGCGTGAGAGTTTTCACAGAATCGTGTCAAAAG GTTATTTTCGATGAAATAGCAAGGAATTGTGTAGATGTTGCAACAGACAAAAAGGGGTGTTCTGTAATTCAGAAATGTATGGCCCATGGCGCGGGAGTCCCCATACTGTTACTAGTTAAAAGCATAATATTAAACTCAGGAATACTCTCAGCAGATCCATTTGG AAACTATGTGGTGCAGTATATAATTAAAAGGAATATACTAGAGCCACCTGTAACTAAAATGATAGTACAACATCTTCGCGGTCGCTATGCTGAACTCTCTATGAACAGGCATGCGAGCCATGTAATAGAGGTATTGTTTAGACATTCTGACCCCACCGATGTTGCCATTATAATTATGGAGCTCGTCAACAGCCCCGACTTTGTCAATCTCCTTCGACATTATTATGGGAATTATGTTGCTCAGAGAGCATTGCAATTTTCCACG GGCGTTACGCATAGAACGCTTGTACATAGAATTTTGTCAAATTACGCATATCTGCATGCCCATCCCTACGGTAAAAGGGTCCTAACATATATCAAAGGAATCAGGCGGGGTGGGTAA